AAAACTGATACTGATAGATGTATAAcataaatgcactgtaagctgCTTTGTATATATGGataatgtaaatgaaatgtAGAAACATACAAAGCGAACTGTCATTTCTGCACCATTAGCATTACCAAATGAAATTGCACAGCATGTAACAGTCCACAGTGAAAGAGAAAAAGGATGCCAAATATCATTAATATTCACAAGGCATTCAAAAGTCTATTTTCACATGGTGACTCATACCTTTTCCTCTATTCAACATTATTAACTCAACTTGAAATGACATCAGAGGCATATCAGTTGTTAAAAAATGCATACTCTTTTGATTCAGACAGGCACTCATTACTGAAATTGGTCTAAATGACGTCACTCGATCACTGAATGCTGATTGGCCAACACAACCTTTGAGAAGAACAAAGTCCTGTAGAGGTAATACGAAGCAAACCAAAAAAGTAAATAAGTTTAATCTTCACCCATAATCTTCACCCTCAGATCGACCTAAAAGCTTAGAAATGAAAGCGGGTTTTCAGCAAGGATTTGAATCTAGTAATTAAAGGAATacaacacagtttttcaatattttactaataTTTTACTTGCCTAtctttgcagcacttcaacctcgggTGCAGAAATATTAACGGAAGTTTGAGAGAGAGCGGGAGGAGTCAGGAgtaatgatgttactgcgcgccgaggtcaaagtgctgcaaactaagtggtcttgcgccatacaatatagttctcattttttatcctcGCCACATTGCCAGAGttcattttgtgtcaccatactcactcatgtaacagtctttaaatagggaaaacatggaagtgtttggtggcttttaaattcatccctgtttggatcctaaggaatgaatggggctatgctaaatgctaacacattcacgacacgctgtaaaaagattaagtgcacacattgaaaaaaataggtttgtattaattagtctaaattgaggtaaaaacatagtaaaatattgaaaaactgtggtgttatCCTTTAAGGGAGAGcagcacatacagtacatcTATAAAGGCAGACTACTGTATATAAGGGATATTGAGAGACACTCACATGATATTAAAAAGCAATTTCTCTGTGATACCCAGCAGACAGGTTCCTACAGACATGGCCAGCAGCAACAAGCCGAAGAAGATGTGCAGTGGTAGATACAAGCTCCTCAATTGAGCAGATGCCCAGGGAAACAGGAAAAATCCCAATCCCAGCAACCACTAAAAGAAATGACAAGATAAGTCCACATGCTATATGGTCCAATACAACTGCACCAATCAAAATCATGTCTTCTCAAAATATGAACTGCAAGTTATTAACCCAAAAACTTTTATAATATCTTAACTAAACATTCTTCTTTTACATGCATGTGCCGTAGAGGTTAACTACACTAGCAGGTTAAGTCAATAACAAGGGTGGTTTTGCTGCATATAAATAAACTCTTACGCAAACACTAAAGAGAAATCTCTAATGTTAAAGGTTTTCCAGTGTTATGGGCGGGTTTGAAGTCTTTCCAAAGAACACACACATGGCCACGATACAGCTCAGGAAGTCAAATAAGGACATTCAAATGTGAAAGCGCCTGAGTACATGTAAAGAGGACATAACTGAAATTTACCTGTAAGATAAACACAACAAAGGTAATCATGCCACACCAGCTGTGGAGCGAGTACATGTTGGAAATCTTTGCAGTCGCATGGAAGTCAAATACGGCCACTAGACCTGCAGAAAGAGAGATATGGCTTTCTTGCATCTCATAGCTTAGATTTAGACCGTATGCGTGCATTGttgattaattcaattcaattaaattttatttatatagcgcttttcacaatagttaattgtttcaaagcagctttacattaatagaagcagtaaaagcacagaaaaacgacagcacaacataatacacgatagcataagcagtcaaatttgctgcggctatgcctcgacattataagcgagcgtattactaatgtaacgtctagaagaggaagctaagttaagcccaagaaggctgcctccccggggtaaaaaaaaccAGAGGAGAGAAAAAAACCCTgggctgtttagccgaggaaataaaaaaagtcctaggagggaaaaacccttgggagatatatatgtatatacacacataataaacggataaggagattaaattaacaaatatATTATGATTAACCATTTTCaagaataaaatgtaaatttttagtTCTGGAATTTTTTATACTGCTGCACTTCATAAAGTACAAATATTTAACTTCGGTAAATTGCGTTTTTCCTTATTGAAAGGTCCTGTgtgttttagcggcatctagcagtgagactGCGAATTGCAATCAACGGCTCAGCGCACAGTTCACCCTTCCCTTTCAAAACGCATATTGTGAAGCTACGGTAGTCATCGTCTGAGAAAACACACTCTATAggacagtttgtccgtttagggctactgtagtaACATGGAAGCTACTTCGACATAACGAGACCTGTGGTGTGCttagataaaaacgtcttattCTAAGATAATAAGAATGgcacagttcattatgtaaggtctttatacaccactgataatatagttatgtatattatattgcatttctgtcaagagattcttctaaaagttacacaaaacTTTAATGGTTATTTCTTCTAACCGGCTGACTTGTACATTGGACTTACCTACAATACTGATGATGAGAGCCATCATGTGCAGCAAAGCGTGGAGAATTTTCACAGCGCGTTTACTCTCGTTTCTGAAGACGCGATAAACCAGAACAGCTGTAGCAGAAAATCAACCATATGAGAAACTGCGCATAACAATACCATGTTTGCATTTATGAGACGTATGCATAAGACCAAGTGccaaaaagtgattttggtgCAGGTTGCTGAAACCGCGCCCGCCTAGCTCAACTGTAGTGacagttcacccgtcactcaagtggccacacccttaatttTGCCAAACTTTacgacttaaaggaaaacaacactGTTTTTCGATGTTTTACTATATACTTACCTCAACTAAGACAAACTAATACATACTTTCTTTCttaaatgcgtgcacttaatctttgtgcagcgcgtcgtgaatgtgttggcatttagcctagccccattcattccttaggatccaaacacttccatattttccctatttaaagactgttacacgagtagttacacgagtaagtatggtggcacaaaataaaacgtggccatctttaagcggataaaaattgagaactatattgtatggtggaagagcacttagtttgcagtaCTTAGACTttggcgcagtaatattgacagaagtttgagcgagagggggaggagtcaggagtgatgatgtaaCTGCGTGCCGAGGTcgactaagtgctcttccgtcatacaatatatttttattcgcttaaaaaatcaccacgtCTTATTCTGTGCCACCATACccactcatgtaacagtctctaaatagggaaaacatggaagtgtttggtggcttctaaattcatccctgtttggatcctaaggaatgaatggggctaggctaaatgctaacacattcacgatgcgatgtacaaagattaagtgcacgcattgaaaaactataggtatgtattaattcgtctaagttgaggtgaAAACATAGTGGACTATTGAAACACTgtgctgttttcctttaatataatttaaaaggaTGGCTTACAAAAAATTcaaccccctcacagttgtcatgaaggacaaaattagctatatagaccaaaaacacccATATAAATGTACCTGTATACCTTGAAAAGTAAGTcgattaaatataaacaatgtaAATATAACTGAATCAAAACTTAGACTTTTAATTGTCATTAAATCTTTAGATGTTTACGTAAAACCAAACACTGTTGAAAATGAATATCATTGTCAACTTTTACGCTCATGATGCTTGAAATGCAGGTTTAAATTCGACATATGCAAGTGTCTTGGGGACTATTCCCATGAGTCTGGCCTTTGAAAAAGCACACAGACGCCTTGAGGCTGTTTTACCAGCCCTGGTTTGGACAGATAAACCTCTAATAGGCCAATGACCTTTCAGGTATAAGGTCCTAATCAAATTTCAATCTTGATGGCTTTGAATGAAAGGACCACTGCTATAGATATTAGCCGCTCATTCGTATCTGTCTATGTTGAGCTTTTTATTAACAACCAGGTGGGGAAAACCTGAATTGAgcacatttaaacattaaaggggacatatcatgaaaatctgactttttcaatgtttaagtactataattgggtccccagtgcttctatcagtatcaacctagaaaatatgaaaaagatcaacccagtaacttagttttggtaaatcattctctgcaagcatgtgaaaaataggtcattgaaatttggctccccttgtgatgtcagaaggggataataccgcccctttatctgcactatccaaccataagactgccatttagtgcaaagatcagctcatttgcattcaactgcacatttttgttcacaccaacaaagtggcaattttaacatgctataataaattatctatatggtattttgagctaaaacttcacaatcACATACGTACTCTAGGGACACtacagatttatttgacatcttaaaaaagtcttgtgaaatgtctcctttaaaaacAGGGACAGCCTGTTGTTCACTGTGACAAATATGTGAGCCTATCTGTGAAACTCactaaatattaaagatatccaggttatatttttacacaaagttctttacattatgtaggatgattttgtgtagaaaacaataaattgcaaaaaaaaaatgacttggCTAGCTGTGTTTTTACAGCGGGTCACTTGTATAGATGATTACAATAGCATACAATCCAAAATAGTTGAAACAACATAATTTATCTTATTATAAAACCATTTAAATCCTGCCTTATATTGACTTTTACATACACTAAAATCAGTCAATTTGATTTTAGTCTTAACAGTATTAGCTGGCCTTCTGTTCAGTATTGTGTGCGTGTTGTGAGTCTGTCACAGGTCATAGTAAGTGACATGgttcacataaacacacacccTTAGGGCAGAAGATACACAGACCTCCTATTAGACAAAAGAAAATGGCCACAAAACACAATATCTGTATCTAGCAAAGTTTCGTGATTTGCAATGCCTATTCTTGATCTCTGTGCAGCAGAAGAAACTCAGTTTGTGCgttaaataataacaaataatatatgttTTGTCTTTACGATAATGCTTACCATCTCCATAGAGGAAGACCAAGCCGAGGACCATGCAGAGAGGGTGGACGTTAAACTCTTGTGCTGAACCATCCCAAGCAAAACCTCCACGGTAATGTCCCATCCACACACCTGTAATCACCACACATGCCACGCCGAGCACCTGAGAAGCTGCAACGTACCACGGCAGTGTTCGCAAGCTGCCCAAACTCAACGGTATCCTCTCCATTTCCTGACAAAAGGGCAGAAAGGCAGAAGAATgtgtacattaaaaaataatataatggtCATTATAAAGattatattaaaatgaatattgaagtgtgtattaatttaaaaaaatggaacttaaaaataaatggaCTGTGAATTACAATTGCAAGTCTCCAAATATAGTGTACTGTATAATCACGTGATGCTGTGATCTTTCTAGCTTTAGTAAACACGTGCAGATAATAATCAGTTTTGCGTGTGTTTTAACATCATGTGCTCATTGCCAGCCTCAAGACAACATTACTGGTGTAAAAACAATCTGTTACTGCATGAGATATAATCACATTAACACTAACCACTAATTGCACAATTACTGTTTTGCAGAATAGTTAAGTAGACCTCGTGAGCCTTTAGATGATAAAAAAATTagggaaaacaaaacaaaaagaaagacTCTTAGACGTCATGCAAACCATCATCCAAAGATTATACgcattaaaataatgtttgagAATAAATTATATAGATACAGTCAACTGAATGAACCAAGTGCCATAAACTCACTCACCTGTGCAGCGTATTCCGACGGAGAGCAGAACAGACAAAGAAAATGCGTTATTATTGTGCACTTTTGACTG
This window of the Misgurnus anguillicaudatus chromosome 19, ASM2758022v2, whole genome shotgun sequence genome carries:
- the cyb561 gene encoding transmembrane ascorbate-dependent reductase CYB561 — protein: MKSSTLVLLNTRMRVHSQFHISNAFELTLRPFKREMERIPLSLGSLRTLPWYVAASQVLGVACVVITGVWMGHYRGGFAWDGSAQEFNVHPLCMVLGLVFLYGDAVLVYRVFRNESKRAVKILHALLHMMALIISIVGLVAVFDFHATAKISNMYSLHSWCGMITFVVFILQWLLGLGFFLFPWASAQLRSLYLPLHIFFGLLLLAMSVGTCLLGITEKLLFNIMSTYSEFAAEGVLANTLGLLLVCFGVVVGYVVTREDFRRPPNPEEEALSVHFKTLSEGEIPSSP